Proteins encoded together in one Streptomyces sp. TLI_171 window:
- the murC gene encoding UDP-N-acetylmuramate--L-alanine ligase, whose product MNDAAHDLHAPHFIGIGGAGMSGLAKILAVRGATVSGSDAKESETVRALRELGATVFVGHAAEHLPAGTSSVVVSSAIRADNPELLAAQERGVPVVHRSDALAALMGGRRALAVAGTHGKTTTTSMLAVSLGELGLEPSYAIGGDLDAPGSNAHHGAGEIFVAEADESDRSFHKYAPEVAIVLNVELDHHANYASMEEIYESFETFVGRIQPGGTLVVSADHAGARELTRRVAGRAGLTVVTVGAAEDADVRVLEVAARGMTSEVTVELGGERLTFTVSVPGRHYAHNAVAALAAGVALGVPADGLAKALSAYTGVRRRLQLKGEARGVQVIDSYAHHPTEMAADLEAIREAAGPGRVLVVFQPHLFSRTQQLADEMGRALALADASVVLDIYPAREDPIPGVTAELIIDAARRAGAEVRAEHDFAAAPAVLASLARPGDLVLTMGAGDVTNLGPEILAALADVAPAV is encoded by the coding sequence TTGAACGACGCCGCCCACGACCTGCACGCCCCGCACTTCATCGGCATCGGCGGGGCCGGCATGTCCGGCCTGGCGAAGATCCTCGCGGTGCGCGGCGCCACGGTGTCGGGCAGCGACGCCAAGGAGTCCGAGACCGTACGGGCGCTGCGCGAGCTGGGCGCGACGGTGTTCGTCGGGCACGCGGCGGAGCACCTGCCCGCCGGGACCAGCAGCGTGGTGGTCTCCAGCGCGATCCGGGCGGACAACCCCGAGCTGCTGGCGGCGCAGGAGCGCGGCGTCCCGGTGGTGCACCGCTCGGACGCGCTGGCGGCGCTGATGGGCGGCCGCCGGGCGCTGGCGGTGGCCGGCACCCACGGCAAGACCACCACCACCTCGATGCTGGCGGTCAGCCTGGGCGAGCTGGGCCTGGAGCCCTCGTACGCGATCGGCGGCGACCTGGACGCGCCGGGCTCGAACGCGCACCACGGGGCGGGCGAGATCTTCGTGGCGGAGGCGGACGAGAGCGACCGCAGCTTCCACAAGTACGCGCCCGAGGTGGCGATCGTGCTGAACGTGGAGCTGGACCACCACGCGAACTACGCGTCGATGGAGGAGATCTACGAGTCCTTCGAGACCTTCGTCGGGCGGATCCAGCCGGGCGGCACCCTGGTGGTGTCGGCGGACCACGCGGGCGCCCGCGAGCTGACCCGCCGGGTGGCCGGCCGGGCCGGCCTGACCGTGGTGACGGTCGGCGCGGCCGAGGACGCGGACGTGCGGGTGCTGGAGGTCGCGGCGCGCGGCATGACCAGCGAGGTGACGGTCGAACTGGGCGGCGAGCGGCTGACGTTCACCGTCTCGGTGCCGGGGCGGCACTACGCGCACAACGCGGTGGCGGCGCTGGCGGCGGGCGTCGCGCTGGGCGTTCCGGCGGACGGGCTGGCGAAGGCGCTGAGCGCGTACACCGGGGTGCGGCGGCGGCTGCAGCTGAAGGGCGAGGCCCGCGGCGTGCAGGTGATCGACTCCTACGCGCACCACCCGACCGAGATGGCCGCCGACCTGGAGGCGATCCGGGAGGCGGCGGGCCCGGGCCGGGTGCTGGTGGTGTTCCAGCCGCACCTGTTCTCCCGGACCCAGCAGCTCGCGGACGAGATGGGCCGGGCACTGGCGCTGGCGGACGCCTCGGTGGTGCTGGACATCTACCCGGCGCGCGAGGACCCGATCCCGGGCGTCACCGCCGAGCTGATCATCGACGCGGCCCGCCGCGCGGGCGCCGAGGTCCGGGCCGAGCACGACTTCGCGGCCGCCCCGGCGGTGCTTGCCTCGCTGGCCCGGCCCGGCGACCTGGTGCTGACCATGGGTGCGGGCGACGTGACCAACCTGGGCCCGGAAATTCTGGCCGCCCTGGCCGACGTTGCACCTGCTGTCTGA